One window of Akkermansia biwaensis genomic DNA carries:
- a CDS encoding polysaccharide biosynthesis/export family protein, translated as MKYLHPFRRPALWSRLLVASALVCALPACVKPEEVNYVQNLVLDQKSSIRKEYKIVIKKDDRLFISVSSKNPTLAQMFNKDSGSVSSPRDDERGYFVNTDGDIVFPVLGRIKAVGKTCTQLANDIENEIIREGYIKDPAVSVRLMNFKFSVLGEVSKPGNYEIKGERLTLLEALSKAGDLNMDGNRDIYIIRESGGERIASKVDLRNSDLFHSPYYYIQQNDVIYVTPSDRKVNTRSEQLQIYPYLISGTSIAMVILAFCI; from the coding sequence ATGAAATACCTACATCCATTCCGCCGTCCCGCCCTCTGGAGCCGCCTTCTGGTAGCCTCTGCTCTGGTGTGCGCCCTCCCCGCCTGCGTCAAGCCGGAAGAAGTCAATTACGTCCAAAACCTGGTGCTGGACCAGAAATCCTCCATCAGGAAGGAGTATAAAATAGTCATCAAGAAGGACGACCGCCTGTTCATCTCCGTCAGCAGCAAGAATCCCACCCTCGCCCAGATGTTCAACAAGGACAGCGGGAGCGTTTCCAGCCCCAGGGACGACGAGCGCGGCTACTTCGTGAATACGGACGGCGATATCGTGTTCCCCGTGCTGGGAAGAATCAAGGCTGTGGGCAAAACCTGCACCCAGCTGGCGAACGACATTGAAAACGAGATCATCCGGGAAGGGTACATCAAGGACCCTGCCGTCAGCGTGCGCCTGATGAATTTCAAATTCTCCGTTCTCGGGGAAGTGTCCAAGCCGGGCAATTATGAAATCAAGGGAGAACGCCTGACGCTGCTGGAAGCGTTGAGCAAGGCCGGAGACCTGAACATGGACGGCAACCGCGACATTTACATCATCCGGGAATCCGGAGGAGAGCGCATCGCGTCCAAGGTGGACCTGCGCAATAGCGACCTGTTCCATTCCCCCTACTACTACATCCAGCAGAACGACGTCATTTACGTCACCCCATCGGACAGGAAGGTGAATACGCGGAGCGAACAACTCCAGATTTATCCCTACCTGATTTCCGGCACTTCCATTGCCATGGTCATTCTGGCCTTCTGCATTTAA
- a CDS encoding GumC family protein: MKDLSPKTESLGAGGAASVSLLPSPKAILARIVRKWYWCVLSLCVCLPLAYLYAARQPQVYGKATTILIKDDYPKESVAATVLASTNGIVNTAATNLDNEIFLLSSHSLLETVVRKLKLDVTYWKKDKFRKVEIYQDSPIAVQFTQEGEAADARFRVVPLSETEFRLEKDEKDRQGQETGTFGKEVRFDSLTFIVEKTPRFSEAALNVPVIVRKTSVRNAAVGLRSGLTVKKANGKNNLVNISMRCNNPVKAENILHSIVHFYNEASLKEKNTRGRKTNKFIGERLAVISEEMRKNDLAVEKLKKETDILTDLSTALTEEYENSINDKKDLRELELEIKSIEYLKQYLEEEAEHDARLVPINSKIADMGIRDQIGVFNDTLLKKTSLKVNAGDNNPIVRELEANLSSLKDALKRSVNNYYTSLLVKKKNIQDQHEKTREHIRNVSSRERDVNYIDREQRVRESLYVLLLNKREENSLALAATEDNARMVDDVRGGNGPLEPNVPKILMVGFLAGLAIPVVLCVVAAMLDSNVKRRKEIEALTAIPVYGELPRKLRKLKNQEIVVNLEEPSELSECFPLLAERMVALSDENAGKPLSVLITSTCSGEGKTYLSVNLALSLAVAGKKVLLMDMDLRKGSLSSLLGGAGKPGIGDLEQAGEGGWRSLVEQSPVSAHLDYLFAGTLPDHPSRLLLHDRIRKLMEELKEQYDFIFMDCVPYSSLADAHIVARLADVTLYVMRAGCVKKRDLAGLQKIWKNGELKRMGIVLCDVEPHGRSSRGYAVYRSLDTSSPCAEK; encoded by the coding sequence ATGAAAGACCTTTCTCCCAAGACGGAATCCCTGGGGGCCGGCGGCGCTGCTTCGGTATCCCTGCTTCCCAGTCCCAAGGCCATCCTGGCCCGGATTGTCCGGAAATGGTACTGGTGCGTGCTTTCCCTGTGCGTCTGCCTCCCCCTGGCCTATTTGTATGCGGCGCGGCAGCCCCAGGTTTACGGAAAGGCCACCACCATCCTCATCAAGGACGACTACCCCAAGGAGTCCGTGGCCGCCACGGTGCTGGCCTCCACCAATGGAATCGTCAACACGGCCGCCACCAATCTGGATAACGAGATATTCCTGCTTTCCTCCCATTCCTTGCTGGAAACGGTAGTCCGGAAGCTGAAGCTGGACGTCACCTACTGGAAGAAGGACAAGTTCCGCAAGGTGGAAATTTATCAGGATTCCCCCATTGCGGTACAATTCACGCAGGAAGGAGAGGCGGCGGACGCCAGGTTCCGCGTGGTTCCCCTTTCGGAGACGGAATTCCGGCTGGAGAAGGATGAAAAGGACCGCCAGGGGCAGGAAACGGGAACCTTCGGCAAGGAAGTGCGCTTCGACTCCCTGACGTTCATCGTGGAGAAAACGCCTCGGTTCAGTGAAGCCGCACTGAACGTCCCCGTGATTGTCAGGAAAACCTCCGTCAGGAATGCGGCGGTGGGGCTGAGAAGCGGATTGACCGTCAAAAAGGCAAATGGAAAGAATAACCTGGTCAATATTTCCATGCGCTGCAACAATCCGGTGAAGGCGGAGAACATCCTGCACAGCATCGTCCATTTTTACAATGAGGCGTCCCTGAAGGAGAAAAACACGCGCGGCAGGAAGACGAACAAATTCATCGGGGAGCGCCTGGCTGTCATCAGCGAGGAAATGAGAAAAAATGACCTGGCCGTTGAAAAGCTGAAAAAGGAGACCGACATCCTGACGGACCTGTCCACCGCCCTCACGGAAGAATATGAGAACAGCATCAATGACAAGAAGGATTTGAGGGAGCTGGAGCTGGAGATCAAGTCCATTGAATACCTGAAGCAGTATCTGGAAGAAGAGGCGGAACACGATGCGAGGCTGGTCCCCATCAATTCGAAAATAGCGGACATGGGCATCCGGGACCAGATCGGCGTGTTCAACGACACCCTGCTGAAGAAGACCAGCCTGAAGGTGAATGCGGGGGACAACAATCCGATTGTCCGTGAGCTGGAAGCCAATTTGTCCTCCCTGAAGGATGCGTTGAAACGTTCCGTGAACAATTACTATACTTCCCTGCTGGTCAAGAAGAAGAACATCCAGGACCAGCATGAAAAGACGCGGGAGCACATCAGGAACGTCTCCAGCAGGGAACGGGACGTCAACTACATTGACCGGGAGCAGCGCGTCCGGGAGTCCCTATACGTTCTTCTGCTGAACAAGAGGGAGGAAAATTCCCTGGCCCTGGCCGCTACGGAAGACAATGCGCGGATGGTGGACGATGTGCGGGGCGGCAACGGCCCCCTGGAGCCCAACGTTCCCAAAATTCTGATGGTGGGATTCCTGGCGGGACTGGCCATTCCCGTGGTCCTGTGCGTAGTCGCCGCGATGCTGGACTCCAACGTAAAGCGCCGGAAGGAAATAGAAGCCCTGACCGCCATTCCCGTATACGGGGAACTGCCGCGCAAGCTGCGGAAGCTGAAGAACCAGGAAATCGTGGTGAATTTGGAGGAGCCTTCCGAGTTGTCCGAATGTTTCCCCCTGCTGGCGGAACGCATGGTGGCCCTTTCCGACGAGAATGCGGGAAAACCCCTCAGCGTCCTGATTACGTCCACCTGTTCCGGGGAAGGGAAGACCTATCTCTCCGTGAACCTGGCCCTTTCCCTGGCCGTGGCCGGAAAAAAGGTGCTCCTGATGGATATGGATTTAAGGAAAGGATCGCTCAGTTCCCTGCTGGGCGGAGCCGGGAAACCGGGCATAGGAGATCTGGAACAGGCCGGGGAAGGCGGCTGGCGTTCCCTGGTGGAACAGTCCCCAGTTTCCGCCCATCTGGATTATTTGTTTGCTGGAACCCTGCCGGACCATCCTTCCCGGCTGTTGCTGCATGATCGCATCAGAAAGCTTATGGAGGAATTGAAGGAACAGTATGATTTCATCTTCATGGACTGCGTTCCCTATTCCTCCCTGGCGGATGCGCACATCGTCGCCCGTCTGGCCGACGTCACGCTGTACGTCATGCGGGCCGGCTGCGTGAAGAAGCGTGATTTGGCCGGATTGCAGAAGATATGGAAAAACGGGGAGCTGAAACGCATGGGCATCGTCCTGTGCGATGTGGAGCCTCATGGCCGTTCTTCCCGCGGGTATGCCGTGTACAGGAGTCTGGATACCTCCTCTCCGTGTGCGGAAAAATAA
- a CDS encoding glycosyltransferase: MPHSRLKVLFLVESLSGGGAEKILSGLVRGLDRDKFDVTVCAVVDCGQYRDEVRKHARYRFIVGGSGWLYRVKYALVYRFLPASWIYRWRIAGDYDVEAAFTEGLPTRLLAAAPGGKSGKAGETRKIAWVHVDLEARPWTQGVVFRSLDEEKRAYGRFHAVAHVSRTVKEAFERRFGTHPGSVVVHNPVDRDEVLAKSAAVEGVPEKKCFRIISAGRLEEQKGFDRLIRALARLKERGRTAELVLLGEGRLRNDLERLAAGLGVSESLLMPGFLENPYPWMAGADLFVCSSRSEGMSTVVTEALILGVPVLAVECSGIREQLGMGRFGLMVDNDDEALARALEDFVSGRESCAEWREKAALGGRQVAYATAVREVERLLEGAGK; the protein is encoded by the coding sequence ATGCCGCATTCCCGTCTGAAAGTCCTGTTTCTGGTGGAATCCCTCTCCGGAGGAGGAGCTGAAAAAATCCTTTCCGGCCTGGTGCGCGGATTGGACCGGGACAAATTCGACGTGACGGTATGCGCTGTCGTGGACTGCGGGCAGTACCGGGATGAGGTCCGGAAACATGCCCGCTACCGCTTCATCGTGGGCGGCTCTGGCTGGCTTTATCGGGTGAAGTATGCGCTGGTGTATCGTTTTTTGCCCGCTAGCTGGATTTATCGGTGGCGCATTGCCGGAGATTATGATGTGGAGGCGGCTTTCACGGAAGGGCTGCCCACCCGCCTGCTGGCGGCCGCGCCGGGGGGAAAGAGCGGAAAGGCCGGGGAGACCAGGAAAATAGCCTGGGTGCATGTGGACCTGGAAGCCAGGCCCTGGACGCAGGGAGTGGTGTTCCGGTCTTTGGACGAGGAGAAAAGGGCTTATGGACGTTTTCACGCAGTAGCGCATGTGTCGCGGACGGTGAAGGAGGCTTTTGAAAGGCGTTTTGGAACGCATCCCGGGTCCGTCGTCGTGCACAACCCGGTGGATCGGGACGAGGTGCTGGCTAAATCCGCCGCCGTGGAGGGAGTTCCTGAAAAGAAGTGTTTCAGGATCATTTCCGCCGGGCGTCTGGAAGAACAGAAGGGATTTGACAGGCTTATCCGCGCTCTTGCCCGGCTGAAAGAGCGGGGCCGAACCGCAGAGTTGGTTCTTCTTGGAGAAGGACGCCTCAGAAACGATCTGGAACGGCTGGCTGCCGGGCTGGGAGTTTCAGAATCCCTGCTGATGCCCGGTTTTCTGGAAAATCCCTACCCGTGGATGGCGGGTGCGGACCTGTTCGTGTGCAGTTCCCGCAGCGAGGGAATGAGTACCGTCGTGACGGAAGCCCTCATTCTGGGTGTGCCCGTTCTGGCGGTAGAATGCTCCGGCATCAGGGAACAGCTGGGAATGGGCCGCTTTGGCCTCATGGTGGATAATGACGACGAGGCTCTGGCCCGTGCCCTGGAGGACTTCGTGTCCGGCAGGGAATCGTGTGCGGAATGGCGGGAAAAGGCGGCGTTGGGAGGCCGGCAGGTGGCCTATGCGACTGCCGTCCGGGAGGTGGAACGTTTGCTGGAGGGGGCGGGAAAATGA
- a CDS encoding glycosyltransferase has product MKKRIVFFVNSLTGGGAEKILQTLLNRWEGSGWNISVYCLKKEDVPSGYPRNIAFRFLLGSLRQGDGFWTRLKIKAGNKLKLLVYRHCPPSVFYRMFIRGTYDVEAAFIEGYATRIASGSPNADSRKLAWVHIDLAANHWTLPAYRNAEEEKRAYRRFDTVVSVSPDVQESVVALAGPLRDARVLYNPIDVQAIKEKSAEFVPQRPEGKTLFCASGRLVPQKGFDRLVEACHRLAQAGFSFHLWILGEGPEGRKLEVLVRERGLQDRITFLGHQENPYPYMRAADWMVCSSRSEGHSTVISESLILGIPVVSTLCSGVREQLGDGEFGLIAGNDTQDLLRALEDILTERADRRDYGERALRGGSRVDLDGRMNALEGLFETNH; this is encoded by the coding sequence ATGAAAAAAAGAATCGTGTTTTTCGTCAACAGCCTGACGGGCGGCGGAGCAGAAAAAATTCTGCAAACCCTGCTGAACCGCTGGGAAGGGAGCGGATGGAATATTTCCGTATATTGCCTGAAAAAGGAGGACGTACCGTCCGGTTATCCCCGGAATATTGCCTTCCGCTTTTTGCTTGGTTCCCTGCGGCAAGGGGACGGGTTTTGGACGCGTTTGAAAATCAAGGCGGGGAACAAGTTGAAGTTGCTGGTATACAGGCATTGCCCTCCGTCGGTCTTTTACCGCATGTTTATCCGCGGAACCTATGATGTGGAAGCGGCCTTCATTGAAGGTTACGCCACCAGAATTGCCAGCGGCTCCCCCAATGCGGACAGCCGCAAGCTGGCATGGGTGCATATCGACCTTGCCGCCAATCACTGGACGCTGCCGGCGTACAGGAATGCGGAAGAGGAAAAACGGGCCTACCGGCGGTTTGATACGGTGGTTTCCGTTTCCCCGGACGTTCAGGAATCCGTGGTGGCCCTGGCCGGTCCCCTGCGCGATGCCAGGGTTCTTTACAATCCGATCGATGTGCAGGCCATCAAGGAAAAATCCGCGGAATTCGTGCCGCAGCGTCCGGAAGGAAAAACGCTTTTCTGCGCTTCCGGGCGCCTTGTCCCGCAGAAGGGATTCGACCGCCTGGTGGAAGCGTGCCACCGTCTGGCACAGGCGGGATTCTCCTTCCATCTCTGGATTCTGGGAGAAGGACCGGAGGGCCGGAAGCTGGAAGTCCTGGTCAGGGAGCGGGGCTTGCAGGACAGGATCACATTCCTGGGCCATCAGGAAAATCCGTATCCCTATATGCGGGCGGCGGACTGGATGGTGTGTTCTTCCCGCAGCGAGGGGCATTCCACGGTCATTTCGGAAAGCCTGATCCTCGGTATTCCCGTGGTCTCCACCCTGTGTTCCGGCGTTCGGGAACAGCTGGGGGACGGGGAATTCGGCCTGATTGCCGGCAATGATACGCAGGACCTGCTCCGCGCTCTGGAAGATATCCTGACGGAAAGGGCTGATCGCCGGGATTACGGCGAACGGGCTCTCCGCGGTGGCAGCCGGGTTGATTTGGACGGACGGATGAACGCCCTGGAAGGGCTTTTTGAAACAAACCATTGA
- a CDS encoding glycosyltransferase family 2 protein, whose protein sequence is MSFVSVIIPVFNAGHFLEECVDSVLRQTLTDFDVCLVDDGSTDGSGILCDALATRHERIHAVHMGRNRGVSAARNRGIEETEGSWLCFVDGDDRVEPACLRTLAAAVEDGECDLAVAGLRSVRAGGKDVLTVPVPVELEAVPGREEEWVRLFRSFLLFGPVAKLYRRELVDRYSIRFPEGVSYGEDLEFNMAYLKHIRRLRTVDKAVYFYRRAEKGTLSTRFVPEKFEWIAGQFRMVRQYFRDQGLQGGLVENYLASRWWGMVYDSLFEIYRFKECRGVKDRFKAVRSILKVPENALLRAHPGAFPCPEWMKVCLFLRLPFCLFLLLEGAYAGKKSSDGHA, encoded by the coding sequence ATGTCTTTTGTCTCCGTTATCATTCCTGTTTTCAATGCCGGTCATTTTCTGGAAGAATGTGTGGATTCCGTCCTTCGGCAAACCCTGACGGATTTTGACGTCTGCCTGGTGGATGACGGTTCCACGGACGGGAGCGGCATCCTGTGCGATGCCCTGGCCACCCGGCATGAGAGGATCCATGCGGTTCACATGGGGAGGAACAGGGGCGTATCCGCGGCGAGGAACCGCGGCATTGAAGAAACGGAGGGCTCGTGGCTGTGCTTTGTTGACGGGGATGACCGGGTGGAGCCCGCGTGCCTGCGGACTCTGGCCGCCGCCGTGGAAGACGGGGAATGCGATCTGGCCGTCGCCGGGCTGCGTTCCGTGCGTGCCGGCGGAAAGGACGTGCTTACGGTGCCCGTGCCGGTGGAACTGGAGGCCGTCCCCGGAAGAGAGGAGGAGTGGGTGCGCCTGTTCCGCTCCTTCCTGCTCTTCGGGCCCGTTGCCAAGTTGTACCGCAGGGAGCTGGTGGACAGGTATTCCATCCGCTTTCCGGAAGGCGTCTCCTACGGGGAGGACCTGGAATTCAACATGGCCTACCTGAAGCACATCAGGCGGCTGAGGACGGTGGACAAGGCCGTTTATTTCTACCGCAGGGCGGAAAAGGGCACTCTGTCCACGCGGTTCGTTCCGGAAAAATTTGAATGGATTGCCGGACAGTTCAGGATGGTCCGGCAATATTTCCGCGACCAGGGGCTTCAGGGCGGCCTCGTGGAGAATTATCTGGCGTCCCGGTGGTGGGGAATGGTGTATGATTCCCTGTTTGAAATTTACCGTTTCAAGGAGTGCCGCGGCGTGAAGGACCGCTTCAAGGCCGTCCGCAGTATTCTGAAAGTTCCGGAAAACGCGTTGCTGCGCGCCCATCCCGGCGCATTTCCCTGTCCGGAATGGATGAAAGTCTGCCTCTTTCTTCGTCTCCCCTTCTGCCTGTTCCTGCTCCTGGAAGGGGCGTACGCCGGGAAAAAATCATCAGACGGCCATGCGTAA
- a CDS encoding polysaccharide pyruvyl transferase family protein — MRKILLYPHGGSGNHGCEAIVRSTMLLLRPEKGSLVSSACGQDVRCGLDRLVRVLPERRPIRRLSPAWAAAWMRLHVLGVKDAFDRIAFGGIVKEAGDADLALCGGGDNYCYGEPVHIYLQNELLRKAGVPVVLWGCSLEREDMKGRMLEDLGAFDLIVARESLTYDALRECGLSRVVLYPDPAFALPANEVEVPEGWKEGNMAGINVSPMVIGHEARPGAVMENYSRLVEWLLENTEMNVALIPHVVWAGNDDRRPLAELHGRFRHTGRVIMIEDASCGDLKGYISRCRFLVAARTHASIAAYSTGVPALVAGYSVKARGIARDLFGTEEGHVVPVQSLDGPDELRNAFVRMMEREKEIKKTYGKVLPAYLERLRGCRKELESLVKRS; from the coding sequence ATGCGTAAAATTCTTCTATATCCTCACGGCGGCAGCGGCAATCACGGGTGCGAGGCGATTGTCAGGTCCACCATGCTGTTGCTGCGTCCTGAAAAGGGCAGCCTTGTTTCCTCCGCCTGCGGGCAGGACGTCCGGTGCGGCCTGGACCGCCTGGTGCGCGTCCTGCCGGAACGGCGCCCCATCCGGAGGCTTTCCCCGGCCTGGGCTGCGGCGTGGATGCGGCTGCACGTTCTGGGGGTGAAGGATGCGTTTGACCGGATTGCCTTCGGCGGCATTGTGAAGGAAGCTGGGGATGCGGACCTGGCCCTGTGCGGCGGAGGGGACAATTACTGCTACGGGGAACCCGTCCATATCTACCTCCAGAACGAATTGCTCCGGAAGGCCGGCGTTCCTGTGGTCCTGTGGGGTTGTTCCCTGGAAAGGGAGGACATGAAGGGCAGGATGCTGGAGGACCTTGGGGCGTTTGACCTGATTGTGGCGCGGGAGTCCCTCACGTACGACGCCCTGCGGGAATGCGGCCTTTCCCGCGTGGTTCTGTATCCGGACCCGGCGTTTGCCCTGCCGGCCAACGAGGTGGAAGTACCGGAGGGCTGGAAGGAGGGGAACATGGCCGGAATCAATGTCAGCCCCATGGTGATCGGGCACGAGGCGAGGCCCGGAGCCGTGATGGAAAATTATTCCCGGCTTGTCGAATGGCTGCTGGAAAATACGGAAATGAACGTGGCGCTGATTCCCCATGTGGTGTGGGCCGGAAATGACGACCGCAGGCCTCTGGCGGAACTGCACGGGCGTTTCCGCCATACGGGCAGGGTGATCATGATTGAAGACGCCTCCTGCGGGGACTTGAAGGGGTATATTTCCCGTTGCCGGTTCCTGGTGGCCGCCCGTACGCATGCGTCCATCGCCGCTTATTCCACGGGCGTTCCCGCGCTGGTGGCGGGGTATTCCGTCAAGGCGCGCGGGATTGCCCGCGACCTGTTCGGAACGGAGGAGGGGCACGTGGTTCCGGTGCAGTCGCTGGACGGCCCGGATGAGTTGCGGAACGCCTTTGTCCGGATGATGGAAAGGGAAAAGGAAATCAAGAAGACATACGGGAAAGTGCTTCCCGCGTATCTGGAACGGCTGCGCGGCTGCCGGAAAGAACTTGAATCCCTGGTGAAACGGTCATGA
- a CDS encoding glycoside hydrolase family 88 protein: MTLYVSILSVAAVVAAAAACVDAWRFLETWTGRIRIGRWRDRRAWQDALARKASAWMKRMPPVPKKDQGRLVLWDMLRGAYADAAIQGWQLAGLSLGLNAYAGDRNDGDLREKLRGALGSHELVVNYLERENPGTWEVDRMLLDYAVLEAGCGVEERLVEKSLAFLESLKTEAGTLAYRRGQPAVRYVDTIGLACPLAAACAARTGREEDWNLAARQVEEYDAALLAGSSFPAHGFEMDRGYPLGLYDWSRGIGWYALGLCELYRLMEAHGRPEAGAMAKRIVSLSRELLPLRKRNGGFGWMVARPESVFESSGTALMGLLMLTAYHISGESCFLDAAFGAEKALMGVTRRSGALDMCQGDTKGIGMYSDVWGLMPFAQGMALRLSVELNKEEGEG, translated from the coding sequence ATGACTCTTTATGTTTCCATTCTTTCCGTAGCGGCGGTTGTTGCGGCAGCGGCGGCCTGCGTGGACGCGTGGCGTTTCCTGGAGACTTGGACGGGCCGTATCCGCATCGGCCGCTGGCGGGACCGCCGCGCATGGCAGGATGCCCTGGCCCGGAAAGCCTCGGCATGGATGAAGCGCATGCCCCCGGTCCCCAAAAAGGACCAGGGAAGGCTGGTCCTCTGGGACATGCTGCGGGGAGCGTATGCGGACGCCGCCATTCAGGGCTGGCAGCTTGCCGGGCTGTCCCTGGGCCTGAATGCCTATGCCGGAGACCGGAATGACGGGGATTTGAGGGAAAAACTGCGGGGCGCCCTCGGCAGTCATGAACTGGTCGTGAACTATCTGGAGCGGGAAAATCCCGGGACATGGGAAGTGGACAGGATGCTGCTGGATTATGCCGTGCTGGAAGCCGGATGCGGCGTGGAGGAGCGGCTGGTGGAAAAATCGCTGGCTTTTCTGGAATCCCTGAAGACGGAGGCGGGTACGCTGGCTTACAGGCGCGGGCAGCCCGCCGTCCGCTACGTGGACACCATAGGCCTGGCCTGCCCATTAGCGGCGGCCTGCGCGGCGCGCACGGGGCGGGAGGAAGACTGGAACCTGGCGGCAAGGCAGGTGGAGGAATACGATGCGGCCCTTCTGGCCGGGTCCTCTTTTCCGGCCCACGGGTTTGAGATGGACCGCGGCTATCCCCTGGGGCTGTACGACTGGTCGCGCGGTATCGGCTGGTATGCGCTGGGGCTGTGCGAACTGTACCGCTTGATGGAAGCCCACGGACGACCGGAGGCGGGTGCGATGGCGAAGCGCATTGTGTCCCTGTCCCGCGAACTTCTGCCCCTCCGCAAGCGGAATGGCGGATTCGGGTGGATGGTCGCCAGGCCGGAATCCGTCTTTGAATCTTCCGGAACCGCCCTGATGGGCCTGCTGATGCTGACAGCCTACCATATCTCCGGGGAGTCCTGTTTTCTGGATGCCGCCTTTGGTGCGGAAAAGGCCCTGATGGGGGTGACGCGCCGCAGCGGAGCGCTGGACATGTGCCAGGGGGATACCAAGGGAATCGGCATGTATTCGGACGTCTGGGGCCTCATGCCCTTCGCCCAGGGAATGGCTCTGCGCCTGAGCGTGGAACTCAACAAGGAGGAAGGGGAAGGATGA
- a CDS encoding lipopolysaccharide biosynthesis protein: MRTLNSGKNFLVTVSLMVTMTLLGFVTRKLFVNEIGVEYLGLNGLLTNILAAVTLLESGFGTSVVFHLYKPLAENDQPRILALLQFYRKVYRLIAAAVFFLCLCLYPFLGCFIRNGDHLDYLTLVYFIFVFNSILPYLTAYKNSLINADQKNYRLGTINFVYQVGLNLSKLGILYYTGNYILYLVVESLFLAGFNVAMVRKVDALYPYVKSRMAHAVDAVTKSQIVVNVKALFLHSVGGYFMHSTSNIVISSFVGLAAVGFYSNYMLVVGTISTFIMQVINSMAESVGNLIASEDRAHVYEIFKRVFLINFLVSGVASVVLLNTLNPFIGWWLGDGYILPGAVSFVIILNFFVVGMRRSAMVFKTKAGIFHQDRYSPLLQGVINVVLAVILVQWWGIAGVLLAATLSLLSIGVWQFPRLVYRHVFHQPLRKYFLAYGQYVLLTAAGYALTYPLCSRSWFASPLADLFLWGAISVVVPLGLCTAVLFRTAPFRGLLIHVRRLACR, encoded by the coding sequence ATGAGAACGCTGAATTCCGGCAAAAACTTTCTGGTAACCGTCAGCCTGATGGTCACGATGACCCTGCTGGGATTCGTGACGCGCAAGCTTTTCGTCAATGAAATCGGCGTGGAATACCTGGGCCTCAACGGGCTGCTGACCAATATCCTGGCGGCGGTCACCCTGCTGGAATCCGGCTTTGGAACCAGCGTGGTGTTCCATCTTTACAAGCCTCTGGCTGAAAACGACCAGCCCCGTATTCTCGCCTTGCTTCAATTCTACCGCAAGGTGTACCGCCTCATTGCGGCGGCCGTGTTTTTCCTGTGCCTGTGCCTGTACCCCTTCCTGGGGTGCTTCATCAGGAACGGGGACCATTTGGACTACCTGACGCTGGTTTATTTCATCTTCGTCTTCAATTCCATTCTGCCGTACCTGACGGCGTACAAGAATTCACTGATCAACGCGGACCAGAAAAACTACCGGCTGGGGACCATCAATTTTGTTTACCAGGTGGGCCTGAACCTGTCCAAGCTGGGCATCCTGTACTATACGGGCAACTACATCCTGTATCTGGTGGTGGAATCCCTGTTTCTGGCGGGATTCAATGTGGCCATGGTGCGGAAGGTGGACGCGCTTTACCCCTATGTGAAAAGCCGCATGGCCCATGCGGTGGACGCCGTGACGAAGAGCCAGATCGTCGTCAACGTCAAGGCGCTTTTCCTGCACAGCGTGGGGGGCTACTTCATGCATTCCACCAGCAACATCGTCATTTCCAGCTTCGTGGGGCTGGCGGCGGTGGGCTTTTATTCCAACTACATGCTCGTGGTCGGGACGATTTCCACCTTCATCATGCAGGTGATCAACAGCATGGCGGAAAGCGTGGGCAACCTGATCGCCAGCGAGGACAGGGCGCACGTGTATGAAATCTTCAAAAGGGTTTTCCTGATCAACTTCCTGGTGTCCGGCGTGGCCTCCGTCGTCCTGCTGAACACGCTGAATCCCTTCATCGGCTGGTGGCTGGGGGACGGGTACATTCTGCCTGGGGCCGTTTCCTTCGTGATTATCCTGAATTTCTTCGTGGTGGGCATGCGCCGCTCCGCCATGGTGTTCAAGACCAAGGCGGGCATCTTCCACCAGGACCGCTACTCCCCGCTTCTCCAGGGGGTGATCAACGTCGTCCTGGCCGTGATACTGGTGCAGTGGTGGGGGATAGCGGGCGTTCTGCTGGCGGCCACGCTCAGCCTTCTTTCCATCGGCGTCTGGCAGTTCCCGCGGCTGGTGTACAGGCATGTGTTCCACCAGCCCTTGAGGAAATACTTCCTGGCGTACGGGCAATACGTGCTGCTTACGGCGGCGGGCTACGCCCTCACCTATCCCCTCTGTTCCCGGTCCTGGTTTGCTTCCCCGCTGGCCGACCTGTTCCTGTGGGGGGCCATTTCCGTCGTCGTTCCCCTGGGGCTCTGCACAGCCGTCCTGTTCAGGACGGCGCCCTTCCGGGGACTGTTGATTCACGTGCGCAGGCTGGCATGCAGATGA